A single Caretta caretta isolate rCarCar2 chromosome 2, rCarCar1.hap1, whole genome shotgun sequence DNA region contains:
- the CRH gene encoding corticoliberin, producing MKLQLLVSTGILLVALLPRHECRALRGSPPAAASAPLPPDALPPPPSLPVLLRMGEEYFLRLGSLHRSPAASSFAPSSSSSSRLPAGARATNFFRAAGQPPPPPLPERSPEPAAGPGEGEAESLPREAMARGKRSEEPPISLDLTFHLLREVLEMARAEQLAQQAHSNRKLMEIIGK from the coding sequence ATGAAGCTCCAGCTGTTGGTCTCCACAGGGATCCTGCTGGTTGCTCTCCTGCCCCGCCATGAGTGCAGAGCCCTCCGCGGgagcccccccgccgccgccagCGCGCCGCTGCCGCCGGATGCCCTCCCGCCGCCGCCGAGCCTGCCCGTGCTGCTCCGCATGGGAGAAGAGTATTTCCTGCGGCTGGGCAGCCTCCACCGGAGCCCCGCCGCCTCCTCCTtcgcccccagcagcagcagcagcagccgcctccCGGCGGGCGCCCGGGCCACCAACTTTTTCCGAGCCGCGGGGcagcccccgccgccgccgctccccgAGCGCTCGCCCGAGCCTGCGGcgggccccggggagggggaagccgAGAGCCTGCCCCGGGAGGCGATGGCGAGGGGGAAGCGATCCGAGGAGCCCCCGATCTCCCTGGATCTGACTTTCCACCTCCTCCGAGAAGTCTTGGAAATGGCCAGAGCCGAACAGTTAGCCCAGCAGGCTCACAGCAACAGGAAACTGATGGAGATCATCGGGAAATGA